CTGGACAGCCGGACCTATTCAAAGAAAGGCCGGCTTCTATACGGTGGAGATAAAATATCAAGGTGCGGATTTCCAATCGCTTCGGGAGTTGGAAAACGAGATGGCCGCAGTGGTGGAAAATAAAGCAAATCGATTTATTAAGCAGCATTTGGGATGGTGAATATGACAAACAGCGATATCAAAAATGGTATTGCGCAGCGTCTGTCGGAGATGGAACCGGGAATTTCGATATACACGGACGAATTGCAGGAATTTCAAAAGCCTTGTTTCTTCCTATTTACCTTAAACGGCGTTCAGAGCCGGGAGACGGGCGGAAGGTACAAACGGACCTACGCATTTGAAATTCAGTTCATTCCCGATGGGAATTCGTCCCAGAAAAGAACGGATTGCGAGATCATGGGCGAGCGATTATTCGATCAGTTGGAATTTGTACCTTATTCGGGCTCTTCTATTCGAAGCAGCGATATAAAGTTTGAAATCATGGATCAAGTTCTTCAT
The window above is part of the Paenibacillus hamazuiensis genome. Proteins encoded here:
- a CDS encoding phage tail terminator family protein, with the translated sequence MTNSDIKNGIAQRLSEMEPGISIYTDELQEFQKPCFFLFTLNGVQSRETGGRYKRTYAFEIQFIPDGNSSQKRTDCEIMGERLFDQLEFVPYSGSSIRSSDIKFEIMDQVLHFFVNFDVYLIKDKLPSPKMMHLKQEEKLHNV